The Cytobacillus oceanisediminis genomic interval CCAAAGGTATTTGGATATCATGAAAGCTTAGAAGCATATGAATATAATCTCAATGAGGCAAAAAGGCTTCTGGCCGAAGCAGGCTACCCAAATGGTTTTGAAACAACATTGAAAACAATGGATAAGAAAGAATGGATCAATATGGCAGAAGTTCTTCAGTCTCAGCTGAAAGGGATAGGAATCAAACTGGACATTCAGGTATATGAATATGGGACATTTGTTGAACAAGTAAACCGCGGTGACTCTGAAATGTTTATTTTAAGCTGGAGAAATGCCACGGGAGATGCTGATTATAATCAATATAACCTTTTCCATAGCAGTTCACACGGAGCTGCTGGCAATACCTTCTTTTACAGCAATAAAGAGGTGGACAGCTTAATAGAAGCTGCACGGGCTGAAAAAGATTCGGATAAGCGGATTGAATTCTATGCAAAAGCTCAGGAAATCGAAATGAAAGAATCCGTATATATACCTGTTCGTGTAATTGAGAATATGGCAGCCGTTTCTAAAGATGTAAAAGGCTTCTCTATTACTCCTTCTGGATATTTGGATATCAATGACATTTCAATTAAATAAACGCTCTAAGATAAGAGGGATATCCATTCTGGGTACCCTTTTATCTTGTCTGGGGCCGGAAAGGTGAATGAAAATGAATAATAGCTATTGGCTAAAGAATGTGCGTTTGGAATGCGGATACAAGAATGAGAATAATAGAGTGTCAGGTACTATAACAGATCGATTTCATTTATTAATAGAAGACGGCTGCATTGCAAAGATCACGAAGGACTTAGAGGCTTCCACTGATGATCTGCCCATAAAAGATGCAAAGGGACTGCTGTTGTTGCCATCCTTTGTCGAAAAGCATGTCCATCTTGATAAAACTTATATGGGGGATAAATGGAGAGCCTGCATCCCTGCATTGGGTGTCATAGAACGGTGTGAAATTGAAAAAAATGCATTATTATCCATGCCTTCAAGTACTTATCAGCGATCAAAAGCATTGCTTAAGCAGTTAATATCATATGGTTCAACCCATATTAGAACTCATGTGGATATCTACCCTGAAGTCCAATTACAGAATCTAGCTGAAGTTCAGCAGACATTGGAGGAGTTTTCAAACTATGCCAGCTCAGAAATCGTTGCCTTTGCCCAGCATGGCTTGCTGCGCTCAGGGACACCTCAGCTTATTAGAGAAGCTATTAGAAATGGTGCAGGAATTGTAGGTGCGGTCGATCCTGCTACCGTTGACAACAATATTGAAGCCTCGCTTGTTCAATTGATGGATTTAGCTGTAGAAGGGGATGCAGATATTGATTTGCATTTACATGATCCTGGCCACCTTGGTACTTTTACAATGAAAAGGCTGGCCTTTCTGACTAAAGAAGCTGGCTGGGAAGGAAGAGTTGCAATTAGCCATGCATTTTGCCTTGGTGATGTTTCAAGGGAAGAAGTCTCTGAAATGGCAGAGATTTTAAAAGACGCACGTATTTCGATCGTTACTAGCCTCCCGACAGGCCGTGCGACACCACCTGTTAATCTGTTAAGTGAGTGTGGAGTAGAGGTTGCAGTTGGAAACGATAATATTTTTGATTCATGGTGGCCAACAGGTAATGGCGATATCCTGGAAAGAGCAGGCCGCTTAATTGAACGATATCGATGGACGGATGAAAAGTCTCTTTCCCAAACATTTAAATATATTACAGGGGGTAAGACGCCACTGGATCAAGAGGGAAATCAGATCTGGCCTATCGCTGGAGATGAAGCCAGCATGATCCTTGTCGATGCAAGCTGTTCAGCAGAGGCCATGGCAAGAAGAGCGGAGCGCTGTGCAGTGTTCTACAAGGGGAAATTAGTTTACGAAAAAAAGCATGAATCAGTGTGATTTGATCAGTCTCTGGTTTATTTTTTCTAAAAAATTAAGAAGTAAAGAAAACTAAAAAATTGGTAAAGGAATCCGAAAAAAATAGTTAGATTTTTTTATACAATTTAATAAATCAGTTATGAGGTTCCTCAAAATACAGGATAAGGATTACATGGATGATTAAAAGTAGAGGGAGAAATGCGATGATATATGATTTGATTATAAAGGGCGGCAATGTGGTTCTTAAAGACGAGGTAATAAAGAATGATATCGCAATTATAAATGGAAAAATTGCAGCGATTGAGGAAACTATTGACCATGAAGCTGAGCAGATCATCGATGCATCTTCGCAATATGTTATGCCTGGAATGATTGATACTCATGTGCATATTTGTGAGCCAGGCCGAACAGAGTGGGAAGGGTTTATAACTGGAACTAAAGCACTGGCAGCAGGAGGAACTACATGTTATGTGGATATGCCCTTGAACGCCCTTCCGGCTACGATAGACAAGAACACACTGCAATTAAAGGCAGAAGCAGCCAAGGGGAAGAATTATATCGATTATGCATTTTATGGCGGACTTGTTCCAGGCAATATTGAAAGGCTTGAAGAGCTATCAGATGAAGGAGTTATCGCATATAAATGCTTTATGTCCACTTGTGGAACGGATAACCCCGATGATTTTTCTAATGTGGATGATTATACCCTTTATGCGGGGATGAAAAGGATTGCTAAACTAGGCCAAATTTTATCGATTCATGCGGAAAATGCCCAAATTACTGATCGTTTAGGCGAAGAGTTAATGGCACAGGGCAGGACAGCTGCCGCAGATTATGTCCTTTCACGGCCAGTATTTACAGAGGTTGAAGCAGTGAAACGCGCTCTTTATCTTGGAAAAGAAACGAAATGCCCTATTCATTTTGTGCACATTAGCAGCGCAGAAGCAGTAGAAGAAATTATTAATGCCCGAATCCAGGGTCAGGATGTGTCCCTTGAATCATGTCCCCATTATTTTATGCTTACATCTGAACAGATTGAGAAGATTGGGCCGGCTGCCAAATGTTCTCCTCCACTGCGAACTATTGAAGAACAAGAAAAGCTTTGGGACAAGTTAATAGAAGGCAAGATTGATATGTTAACGTCAGATCACTCACCATGCCCGCCTGAAATGAAGCATAGTTCTTCAAATAATTTTTTCGAAGTGTGGGGAGGAATCACAGGGTGTCAAAATAACGTTGATTTAATGTTTGATGAAGCGGTTTTGAAAAGAAATCTGCCAATAGCTCATTTTGCAAGGATGATTTCTTCTAATCCGGCTAAGCGATTTAATATTCCTAATAAAGGAGAATTAGCTGTTTCATTGGATGCAGATATCATCTTAGTTGATGCCAATCGTTCTTATGTTGTTGAGGAGGAAGGACTATATTATCGGCATAAGCATAGCCCATACATTGGGAGGGTGATTAATTGCCGGGTAACCAAAACCCTCGTTCGCGGCAAGGTTGTATATGATTTGGATCAGGGGATTGTTGGGAAACCTCTCGGAAAAGCCTTAAAGTTAAAAAATGGAACCGAAACTTTGAATTTGATCTGAAATCAAAAAGAAGGAATTCAATGTCCGCAGAAAGTTTAGATAGGGGAATTCGGGATGACAGACTTAATCAATTTGCAGGGGAAACTTGAATATGAAAATTTAGCAAAAAATATTGTGAAAAGGCTTGAATGGCTGGGTTCATTTGCAAAGGACCCAGAAGGAGGAATTACCCGTCTTCTTTATTCCCAACAATGGAGGGATACTCAGCAAGCTTTGAAGAGATGGATGGAAACTGAGGGTTTGGAAGTAAAGTTTGATGAAGTTGGAAATCTTAGCGGAATACTGAAGGGAGTAAATCAGGCAGAAACCGTTTTAACAGGATCCCATATAGATACTGTGAAAAATGGCGGGTTGTATGACGGCCAATATGGTATTGTGGCTGGGATTCTGGCATTAATTTATTTGAAAGAACGTTATGGAACTCCAAAACGTAATCTCGAGGTTGTTTCACTGGCAGAAGAAGAAGGAAGCAGATTTCCTTATTGCTTTTGGGGTTCAAAGAATATTGCAGGAAGCACATATAAAAAGGATGTTGAAAATCTTGCTGATTCAAATGGAGTAATTTTTTCAGAAGCTATATGTGAGGCGGGATTTAACTATAGGGATGAAACAAAATCTCCGCGCCAGGATTTGAAGGTATTCGTTGAAGTCCACGTCGAACAAGGAAATATCCTTGAAACTGAGAAAAAGTCTGTTGGTATCGTGAAATGCATCGTTGGCCAAAGGCGCTTTACAATTGAAGTAAACGGTGAAGCAAATCATGCTGGAACGACACCAATGGGATATCGCAAAGATGCTTCATTTGCTGCCAGCCATATGATATATGAAGCACTTAATATGGCAAAGCGATATGGTGATCCGCTGGTAGCAACAGTTGGCAGGATTGATATTTCACCCAATATTGCGAATGTGGTACCAGGAAAAGCTACATTTACTTTAGACCTGCGCCATATTGATAAAAATATGATTTCCCATTTTACTGATAGATTCATAAAAAAAATAAATGAGATTTCACTGGAGCATGGGGTTGAAACGACCGTTGAAAAATGGCTCGATACGGATCCAGTCCCAATGGATCCGGAAATTATAGAATTGATTGAAAATAAGTGCAAGGAAAAAAACTTGAGCTATAAAGTAATGCATAGTGGTGCAGGCCATGATGCACAAATTTTTGCACCCTTCATTCCAACGGCTATGCTATTCGTACCTAGTGAAAAAGGCATTAGTCATAACCCTGATGAATATACTCATCCGGATGATTTAGCTGAGGGAGTTAAAGCACTGATCGGCACTTTATATGAACTAGCTTATAAATAATAGCAATGAAAAGGGGAGTTTATGAATGGGCTATCCAAAAGATTTATTATCAAGCAGGTCTGTAATAGAACATGGGAAGTATGCCTTAATCGCACCTGAAGGATTAGTGAACAATGTTATTCCTGGGTTTCATAATTGCATTATTTCTATCTTAGGTTCTCCTAAGCTTGGGGCAAGCTTTGTCGACTATTATGTGACAGTGAAAAAAGGAGGAGGAAATTTAGAAGGTTTTTGCGGCCAGCAGGATATACAGACTTTTGTTTACATACTAGAGGGAAAAATAAAGGCTTCTGCAGACGAGAAAGAATTTATCTTGGAGGAAAGCGGATACCTTTATTGTCCGCCGGGAATGAAATTGTATCTGGAAAATATGGGTGATGGGGACTCTAAGCTCTTTTTATACAAGCAGAAATATCGCCCTCTTGAAGGGCGAAAACCCTGGGTTATATCAGGACATGCAAATAGAATTGAATTTAGAAACTACGATGATATGCACAATGTAAACATTAAAGATCTATTGCCTGCTGATTTGGATTTTGATATGAATTTCCATATCCTTTCATTCGATCCTGCTGCGAGCCACCCGTTTATTGAAACACATGTTCAAGAACACGGAGCATATATCCTTTCCGGGGAAGGAATGTATAATCTCGATAATAAGTGGATTCCAGTCAAAAAAGGGGATTATATATTTATGGGCCCTTATGTACACCAGGCTGCGTATGCTGTGGGGAGAGAGAATTTAACATATGTCTACTCCAAGGATTGCAATAGGGATGCGGAATTATAAAAAATAAAATTTTTAGGAGAGGAGAAATGACAGTGTCAAACATTCAGCAGATTATGGAGGAAAGAATCTTTGAAATCGATAAAATTGCAAAGTTTGATCCTGATAAGCCGCAAAAGAATTACTTTTATGAAACAGATAAAACGGTAGGAGCTGTTTGGTGTCTGGAACCAGGACAGGAGGTATACTTGCATTCTCACTCAAATGTAGATGATATGTGGGTTTGTATTGAGGGAACAGGAACCTACTTTCCTGACTTGGAGAATGAAATTCAAATAGGAAAAGGCATGGTGATCCTTGCTAAGCCTAACCAAATTCATGGAATGCGGAATACAGGGAAGGATAGGTTTTTATTTGTTGGTTTTGCTGCAGGTTCTTTGCCAATGGATATAACAAGATATTAACTTGCAGGCTGCAGACTTATAAAAAGCATATCGCTCTCTGCCAGATTTCGGGAAGAGAGCGATATGTAAATTTTAAACACAATTATATACACAATAAAGCAGCACCCGGCTAAACTTTCACAGTAAGCTTCGTTCTTAATAGATTATAAATGAAATAACCTAAGCAAAGAAAGCTAGATAGGGAAAAGCTGATCCAAATCGTAAGAAGATTTTCCATAATAGGCAAAGCTGCAAAGCCCCCGGCAGTCCCAATAACAGATGCAAGGGGAATAAGAGCAGGCAAGGTTTTACTGCCGAGTATAATATACAGCATTGGAACGATCATGGAAGCATAAATATTACCGAAAAAAAACAGCAGTTCAATAGGGGATGGAGGCAAAATACTTACGATAAAAAGCAATAATAAACATATAGCTCCGGAAAAAAGATATGTGAATCTCCATTTTTCTTTATTGTTAAGGGGGCGGAGCATACCGACAATATTTTTAATTATTAATGAGACAATTGCATGTAATTCTGCACTAATTGCAGATGAAATGGCACTAAAGCAAAACAAGACAAATAAGACAATAAGCAAAGTTGAATTGATTTTTCCAATAAGCTCAAATAACAAGGAATAAATGGAATCATAGCTTCTTCCAAAAATAATAATCATGATCAAAGACGATAATGCAAGAGGAATAGTCGCCCATATTAAACCTGCTAACGTAAAAGTCATGCGCAGTTTTTCTTTTTTTATAATAAAAACTCTTTGCCATGTGGCGCGATCAATGATCACTTGTCCAAATCCAATTAAAATTGCTGTTAAAATAAACCAAATAGCTTCCATATTTTTAACATAAAGTATGTATGGATGATATAATTTAATTCCTTCATAAACAGGATATACACCTTCCTGGATATAAAAGTAAACAGGGATAATGATGACTGCACTGAATATAAGCACGACGTTGATGCCTGCGAGCTGATGGATTCTATGTATGCCCCCTGCTCCCCCAATAAAAAAACAAAACAATAAAAAGAAAACCATTCCAGAAAAAACAGGCAGAGGAAAAATCATGTGCAGAAGGATTCCTGCACCCATAGCCTGAACAAATATAGAATGGAAACTTATCACGAGAAGAATAGAAATCATGAACCAGTAACCAAGTGGAGTCAATCTTTGGCGCAAGACATCACCTATTGTTTGCTGGTCATGAAACCGATCTCGAATCTTTTTTGCTAATATTCCAAATAAAATTAGTGCAAGAGCACCCATAAGGGAATAGCCGATCCCTCCGGTTAGCCCATACTTAATTATTGTTTCTGGCGATGAGAGAATGGTATTGCCTGTTACCCATCTGGACAAAAGGCTAACAACACCAAAACCGATTCCCAGCTGAAAAGCTCCGCCAATATAGTATTGAAAATCGGTTTTCTTCATTGTGAAGTCTCCTTCAAGCGGTAATCCCTGGGTGATTGGCCTGTCATTTTCCGGAATATTTGGCTGAAATAGTGCTGGCTGTTAAAACCGCACTTCTCCGAAATCGTACTAATGCTTAAATCAGGATTCTCAATCAGCATTTTTTGTGCCTGCTTTAACCGAAAGTCGTTTAAGTATTCCGAAAAGCCCATTCCTACTTCTTCGTGAAATTTCCTGCTCAGATAGGCTGAATTAATATGAATTTTTGATGCTAAATAACTTAAAGTAAGTTTTTCATTGTATTCCTTTTGAATAATTTGCAAAGCCTTTACAATTTGCTCAGAGTAACTGCTAATTCGTTCATACCTTCCCAAAACGCTCATTAACTCTTCTTCAATAACGGGCTTTGTAATGTAATCTATCACTCCAAGCCGGAGTGACGTTTGGATATAATCAAAGTTTTGATAAGCTGTAACCATGATTAAATCAATATCACCAGCAGAGGAAAGCTCCATAGCTAAATCTAATCCCGATTTGCCTGGGAGCTGAATATCAAGGAAAGCGAGAAAGATGTCATGCTTCTTAATAATTTGAAGAGCCTGAGAGGCATCCTGAGCCTTAAAAAGAATCCAATTAGGGAATTTCTTTTTAATGAGATATTCCAATTGTTCCAATTCTATAAGTTCATCATCTACAAGCAAGATATTCATTGCATACTTTCTCCTTCCAATTTTTCTGACATAATAACGTGGGGAAATATAGCCAAAACAGCTGTTCCATCCTCCTGATCTGTTAATTGAACTGAAGTTTCATCATCGGGGAATAATAGTTCAAGTCTTCGTTTTATATTCTCAAGCCCCAGCCCTCCATCCGGGGGACTTGTTTCATAGTTCTCTAAAGAATTGTTCCACACAGAAACATGAATCGCTGATTCGATCTTTATTATTTTTATTTTTAATAAGGCCTCGCCAATATGTCTTTCAAAGGCATGCTTGAAAGCATTTTCAACAAGAGTTTGTATTAAAAAGGGAATAATAATGGCTTTATTCACACAGTTGTCCAAATGGATTTCGTAATGAAGACGGTCTCTAAATCTGGTTTTTTGTATCTCCAAATAATAATTTACATAAGTAAGCTCATCTTCAATCGAAATAAAATTATTTATGGTTCGATATTTAAATTTTAGCAGCTTTGAAAGGGTTTCAATGGAACGTATTAATTCGGTTTTACGGTCCAGCCTGGCTAGAGCCAGGATTGAATTTAAGGTATTAAAAAAGAAATGAGGCTGAATCTCCTGGTTTAATTGATTGTATAAAGCTGTTTGAAGTTCCCTTTCTAACGCTATTTCACGTTTTTGCTTCTCAAGTAAATCAATTCTTTTTTCAAAAACAAATAAAAATAGCAAGGTAAAGGCTCCCGCCAGCGGAACCAGAACGCAAAACATAATATAAATGGAGAATGATTCAATAGGCAGCATGGGATTCGTTTCTCCTTAAGTATTAAAAAAGGGAGGTATAAGAACCTATCCCTTTTTTAATATAACATTTTATACAAAATAGAGGTATTTGTATTAAACTGGCAGAGTATCAGCAATATGGCAGCTTACAAAATGATTATTAACTAGCTCCCTTAGGGGGGGTTCTTCTTGTTTGCATTTTTCTACAGCAAAAGGACAGCGTGTATGGAACCTGCAGCCTCCAGGAGGATCAATCGGTGATGGAACATCTCCTTTTAATATGACGCGGTCTCTTTTTAAAGTTGGATCCGGAACTGGAATAGAAGATAGCAGCGCTTTTGTATACGGGTGGAGCGGAGAATCAAACATTTTTTTTTTCTCAGCGATTTCGACTACTTTCCCTAGATACATCACCATAACCCGATCTGAAATATGCCTGACGACACTAAGGTCATGAGAGATAAAAAGAAAGGTCAGTTTAAACTGTTTTTGCAGCTTCTTTAATAGATTGAGAATTTGCGCCTGGATTGATACATCCAGAGCAGATACAGCTTCATCGCAAATGATTAATTTGGGATTAACGGCCAATGCTCTGGCAATCCCAATACGCTGGCGCTGGCCGCCGCTAAATTCATGCGGGTATCTTTCAAGCGCTTCTGGAGGAAGTCCAACATAACCAAGCAGTTCGAGCATTCTTTCCTTTCGTTTTGATTTTTCAACCACATTCTGAATGGCCATTGCTTCATTCAAAATTTGCTTCACCGTTTGCCTGGGGTTAAGAGAGGCAAAAGGATCCTGAAAAATAACCTGCAAATCACCCCTAAGTTTTCTCATATCCTTTTTATTTAACGTTAAAATATCTTTCCCCATATAAAGAACCTTTCCATCAGTAGGTTCATCAAGCCTTAAAATTGCACGTCCGGTAGTTGATTTGCCGCATCCGGACTCTCCAACTATACTTAATGTCTCCCCTTCAAAAAGCTGAAATGAAATATCGTCTACCGCTTTTACATATGCCTTTGGCTTGAAAATAGAATCTTTTTTAACCGGGAAGTATTGTTTTAAATTGTCTACTTGTAAGATGATATTTTTTTCTGCTGTCGTTTCCATGCTAGACAACCCCTTCTTTATCTCTTTTGCCAGTCCACTTGTCTGTATATTTCCAGCATCTTACCTTAACATCGTCAGAATGGGAAAAAAGGTCAGGCTGATGTGTGGCGCATATATCTTCCGCGTAAGGGCATCTAGAGGCAAACCGGCATCCAGCAGGCATATTGTAAGGGCTGGGGACACTGCCATCTATCGTAATTAACTCATCCTGATCTTCATGGATTTTAGGTAATGAGTTCAAAAGCCCTTGGGTATAAGGATGCTTGGGTTCGGCAAAGATTTGCTCTGTAGAAGCATGCTCGACTATATTTCCGGCATACATAACAGCAACCTTATCACATGTTTCTGCCACAACTCCCAAATCGTGGGTAATCATGATAACACCCATTCCTATCTTTGTTTGCAGGTCTTTAATCAGCTCCAGTATTTGCGCTTGAATTGTAACATCCAGGGCGGTCGTTGGTTCATCTGCAATTAATACCTCTGGTGTACATGCAAGAGCCATAGCAATCATGACACGCTGGCGCATCCCGCCGCTCAACTGGAATGGCTCTTGCTTCGCTCTTTTTTCAGGAGACGGGATACCTACAAGCTTAAGCATTTCAACTGACTTATCCCACGCAGCTTTCTTTCCCATCTTTTGGTGTAGCCTTAAAGCTTCTGCAATTTGCTCTCCAACTGGGATTACAGGATTTAAGGAAGTCATAGGCTCCTGAAAAATCATTGATATTTCATTCCCGCGAATTTTCCTCATTTCATCCTCTGACATTGTTACTAAATCTTTTCCTTTAAAATAAACGGAACCCCCAGCAATTTTTCCAGGAGGAGAAGGAATAAGACGGAGAATGGAGAGGGAAGTCATACTTTTCCCGCATCCGGATTCCCCTACAATTCCCAGCGTTTCCCCTTTATGCACAGTAAAATCGATGCCATCAACCGCTTTACTGACTCCCCGCTTTGTTGTGAAATGTGTTTTTAAACCTTTTACTTCCAGTATTGGTTTGTTTCTTTCTTTCACAGCCAGTCACCACCCTTAACTTAATTTAGCTCAATGCGTTTATTGAAGAACCGATAAAAGACATCTACGAATAAATTCACAACTACGAAAATAAGTGAGGCAAATAATACTCCTCCCTGGACCATTGGCAAATCACGCATTCTTATCGCATCAACAATCATTCTTCCGAGGCCATTAATAGCAAAGATGGATTCAACCAATACTGTACCGCCAAGGAGTGCGCCAAACTGAAGTCCCACAACCGTAATCACTGGGATCAGTGCATTTCTTAATGCATGTTTAGAAATTATGATTCGTTCGCGAAGCCCTTTTGCACGTGCTGTTCGAATATAATCCTGGCGAATAACTTCCAGCATACTCGACCTGGTCATCCTTGCGACAATTGCTGCACCGCCTGCTCCAAGAGTAACAGCTGGCAAGATGACATGGAGCAGACTGTCCCATCCGGCAACTGGTAAAATTTGAAGCTTAACAGAGAAGAAATACATAAGCATGAGGCCAAACCAGAAGCTTGGCAGTGAAATTCCTAAGAGCGCGACAAGCATGACGCTGACATCGGTCAATGAATAAGGTTTAACAGCTGAAATAATTCCTGCTGCCATCCCCAGCACGATTGTAATAATGATGCTAAAGAAGGCAAGTTCAATGGTAATTGGCAGTCTTACCAATATTTCATCAAGAACAGGCTGGCTGTTTTTTAAGGAAACACCTAAATCACCCTTAAACACATTTGTTAAATATTCAAAGTACTGGATATATAAAGGCTGGTTTAATCCAAGCTGTTCACGAATAGCTTCAATTGTTTCTTTTGAGGCGCCTTCACCTGCAAGAAGTACTGCAGGATCCCCTGGAACGAGCTGCATAATGAAGAAGACAACAAAAGTAACTCCAATAATAACCGGGATTGTTTGTAAAATCCGGCGTAATATAAACATCAGCATAGATGTAACCTCCTCAAAGCTTTTATTTTTTCATCCTAGGGTCAAAAGCATCACGCAAACCATCCCCAAAAATATTAAACCCAAGGACGAGAATGGAAATAGCGAGACCAGGAAATAGGGCAATATACGGTGCTGAGAATAAGAAATCTCGTCCGCTGCTAAGCATAGTCCCCCATTCAGGTGAAGGGGGCTGTGCACCAAGGCCAAGGAATGATAATCCTGCAGCTGATAGAATGGCAGTAGCCAATCGCAAAGTCCCTTGAACAATAATGGGTGAAAGTATGTTTGGAAAAATATGCTTGAAAATAATGACTAAATCATTGGCGCCAAGCGAGCGTATTGCATCAATATATTCAAGGCGCTTTACTTCTAAAGTAGATCCGCGGACAATTCTGGCAAATAAAGGTACAGAAAAAGCTCCTACTGCTATGGTCACATTAATCAGACTTGGACCCAGTGCTGCAATAATGGCTAGGGCAAGAAGAATCCCTGGGAATGCAAGCATAACATCCATCATCCTCATGATAATGGTGTCAACCCATTTGCCATAATACCCAGCTGCAAGACCAAAAATAATTCCGAAAAATGCTCCGAATAACACAGCGGCAAATCCAACCCCCATTGATAGCCTTGAACCATAAAGAATCCGGCTTAAAATATCTCTTCCTTTATCATCTGTTCCCATCCAATGGTCTGCAGATGGAGGAGTCAGCTTATTTTCCAAATCAATTTCGTATGGGCTATATGGAGCCAGCAGCGGTGCAAATACCGCCATTAATAGATAAACAATAATAATGATGGCCCCAACTAAAGCAGCTTTATTTTGTATCAATATAGAAAGAAAATCTTTTATTCTAGATTCCTCTGGGCCAATAAATGTCCTCTGAGCAATTTTAGGCTGCTCCGTTTTTACTTGAACTGTCATCTTATTTCCCCCCTAAAGATTTTGTAGTAGTACCTGAAATTAAAAGTCAGTCTTCCTCCTTTCAAAAGAAGAATGGTATAAAAACGAATGATGTTTAGTTAAAACTATCAAAATTACCTGTAAAGTAAATATTTTTTAAAACAGTTGTCAAAATATTTAAAAATCAAGTAAATATTCTGTAAATATCTAAATGCATCATCTTCTATAATGCAGATAAGCATTTATGGAGGGATGGTGAACATTGATTTACTATCGGAATTTTTTATAAAAAAAGGGGAGAGAAAAATGGAGAAAGATAGAAAGCACTTTCCGAAGGGATTACTGATGATTTGCTTAAGCTTAATGATGCTGTTTGTATCAGCTTGTTCTACACAAACAAAAACAGAACAGGACGCCGGTACTGAATCCGAAGGGAAAAAGGATGGGGGCACCTTGTCAGTTGTCCGTCTATCAGATGCAACAAAATTAGACCCTCACTTTATTACAGACATTCCTTCTGCAAATATTATTTATCAAAAAGTATACGAAACTTTAGTAGAGCCAGATAAAGATATGAACATTCAGCCGCTGCTGGCAACAGAATGGAATGTCATTGATGATACGACCTGGGAGTTTAAGCTAAAAGAAGGAGTAACCTTTCATGACGGTACTCCGTTTAATGCAGAAGCAGTAAAGGCCACCTTTGACCGTTTGCTGGATCCAAACACTGGATCACCTCAGCGTGAGAAATTCGCGATGATTAATGAAGTAAAAGTAATTGATGAATACACAGTACAATTATTGCTTGATTACCCATATGCTCCACTGCTTTCAATTCTTGCAAGCA includes:
- a CDS encoding amidohydrolase, producing the protein MNNSYWLKNVRLECGYKNENNRVSGTITDRFHLLIEDGCIAKITKDLEASTDDLPIKDAKGLLLLPSFVEKHVHLDKTYMGDKWRACIPALGVIERCEIEKNALLSMPSSTYQRSKALLKQLISYGSTHIRTHVDIYPEVQLQNLAEVQQTLEEFSNYASSEIVAFAQHGLLRSGTPQLIREAIRNGAGIVGAVDPATVDNNIEASLVQLMDLAVEGDADIDLHLHDPGHLGTFTMKRLAFLTKEAGWEGRVAISHAFCLGDVSREEVSEMAEILKDARISIVTSLPTGRATPPVNLLSECGVEVAVGNDNIFDSWWPTGNGDILERAGRLIERYRWTDEKSLSQTFKYITGGKTPLDQEGNQIWPIAGDEASMILVDASCSAEAMARRAERCAVFYKGKLVYEKKHESV
- the allB gene encoding allantoinase AllB encodes the protein MIYDLIIKGGNVVLKDEVIKNDIAIINGKIAAIEETIDHEAEQIIDASSQYVMPGMIDTHVHICEPGRTEWEGFITGTKALAAGGTTCYVDMPLNALPATIDKNTLQLKAEAAKGKNYIDYAFYGGLVPGNIERLEELSDEGVIAYKCFMSTCGTDNPDDFSNVDDYTLYAGMKRIAKLGQILSIHAENAQITDRLGEELMAQGRTAAADYVLSRPVFTEVEAVKRALYLGKETKCPIHFVHISSAEAVEEIINARIQGQDVSLESCPHYFMLTSEQIEKIGPAAKCSPPLRTIEEQEKLWDKLIEGKIDMLTSDHSPCPPEMKHSSSNNFFEVWGGITGCQNNVDLMFDEAVLKRNLPIAHFARMISSNPAKRFNIPNKGELAVSLDADIILVDANRSYVVEEEGLYYRHKHSPYIGRVINCRVTKTLVRGKVVYDLDQGIVGKPLGKALKLKNGTETLNLI
- the allC gene encoding allantoate deiminase, whose translation is MTDLINLQGKLEYENLAKNIVKRLEWLGSFAKDPEGGITRLLYSQQWRDTQQALKRWMETEGLEVKFDEVGNLSGILKGVNQAETVLTGSHIDTVKNGGLYDGQYGIVAGILALIYLKERYGTPKRNLEVVSLAEEEGSRFPYCFWGSKNIAGSTYKKDVENLADSNGVIFSEAICEAGFNYRDETKSPRQDLKVFVEVHVEQGNILETEKKSVGIVKCIVGQRRFTIEVNGEANHAGTTPMGYRKDASFAASHMIYEALNMAKRYGDPLVATVGRIDISPNIANVVPGKATFTLDLRHIDKNMISHFTDRFIKKINEISLEHGVETTVEKWLDTDPVPMDPEIIELIENKCKEKNLSYKVMHSGAGHDAQIFAPFIPTAMLFVPSEKGISHNPDEYTHPDDLAEGVKALIGTLYELAYK
- the allE gene encoding (S)-ureidoglycine aminohydrolase: MGYPKDLLSSRSVIEHGKYALIAPEGLVNNVIPGFHNCIISILGSPKLGASFVDYYVTVKKGGGNLEGFCGQQDIQTFVYILEGKIKASADEKEFILEESGYLYCPPGMKLYLENMGDGDSKLFLYKQKYRPLEGRKPWVISGHANRIEFRNYDDMHNVNIKDLLPADLDFDMNFHILSFDPAASHPFIETHVQEHGAYILSGEGMYNLDNKWIPVKKGDYIFMGPYVHQAAYAVGRENLTYVYSKDCNRDAEL
- a CDS encoding cupin domain-containing protein, with amino-acid sequence MTVSNIQQIMEERIFEIDKIAKFDPDKPQKNYFYETDKTVGAVWCLEPGQEVYLHSHSNVDDMWVCIEGTGTYFPDLENEIQIGKGMVILAKPNQIHGMRNTGKDRFLFVGFAAGSLPMDITRY
- a CDS encoding response regulator transcription factor; this encodes MNILLVDDELIELEQLEYLIKKKFPNWILFKAQDASQALQIIKKHDIFLAFLDIQLPGKSGLDLAMELSSAGDIDLIMVTAYQNFDYIQTSLRLGVIDYITKPVIEEELMSVLGRYERISSYSEQIVKALQIIQKEYNEKLTLSYLASKIHINSAYLSRKFHEEVGMGFSEYLNDFRLKQAQKMLIENPDLSISTISEKCGFNSQHYFSQIFRKMTGQSPRDYRLKETSQ
- a CDS encoding sensor histidine kinase; protein product: MLPIESFSIYIMFCVLVPLAGAFTLLFLFVFEKRIDLLEKQKREIALERELQTALYNQLNQEIQPHFFFNTLNSILALARLDRKTELIRSIETLSKLLKFKYRTINNFISIEDELTYVNYYLEIQKTRFRDRLHYEIHLDNCVNKAIIIPFLIQTLVENAFKHAFERHIGEALLKIKIIKIESAIHVSVWNNSLENYETSPPDGGLGLENIKRRLELLFPDDETSVQLTDQEDGTAVLAIFPHVIMSEKLEGESMQ